The proteins below are encoded in one region of Casimicrobium huifangae:
- a CDS encoding DUF58 domain-containing protein, with the protein MPEPSPGIAARETDEQVLLRLEWTVLRRLDGLLQGDYRTLLRGFGLDFAGLREYQFEDDVRHIDWNVTARMSSPYVRQFSEDRDMNAWFLVDLSPSSDFGSARESKRDVTVRFVATMARLLSRHGNRAGAMLYGSTVDAVIPPGSDRRHVLHLLHRMRHRPVLGAVGPTRLAMLLQRAAATLKRRSAVFIVSDFISEPGWEVPLAHLAQRHDVVAVHMTDPAEQTVPDLGLVTMEDPETGEQFFVDTGDAAFRERYAALAIEHAANVQRICARYGAGFMQLATNQSLLDNLVRFAQARRRQPQIRQTARAAA; encoded by the coding sequence ATGCCTGAGCCATCCCCAGGCATTGCTGCTCGCGAGACCGACGAGCAGGTCCTGCTGCGTCTCGAGTGGACCGTGCTGCGCCGTCTCGATGGTCTGTTGCAGGGCGATTACCGCACGTTGCTGCGCGGCTTTGGGCTCGATTTCGCCGGGCTGCGCGAATACCAGTTCGAAGACGACGTGCGCCACATCGACTGGAACGTCACCGCTCGCATGAGCTCGCCCTACGTGCGCCAGTTCAGCGAGGACCGCGACATGAATGCGTGGTTCCTCGTTGACCTCAGTCCGTCCTCGGATTTTGGCTCGGCGCGCGAGAGCAAACGCGATGTAACCGTGCGCTTCGTGGCGACGATGGCGCGACTGTTGTCACGGCACGGCAACCGCGCCGGCGCCATGCTCTACGGCTCGACGGTAGACGCAGTCATCCCACCCGGCAGTGATCGCCGGCATGTGCTGCACCTGCTACACCGCATGCGCCATCGCCCGGTGCTCGGTGCCGTTGGGCCAACGCGACTGGCGATGCTGCTGCAGCGCGCAGCCGCGACGCTAAAGCGACGCAGCGCCGTGTTCATCGTCTCTGACTTCATCAGCGAGCCCGGCTGGGAGGTGCCGCTCGCGCACCTGGCGCAGCGGCATGATGTAGTGGCCGTGCACATGACCGATCCAGCCGAGCAAACCGTGCCTGACCTCGGGTTGGTGACGATGGAAGACCCCGAGACCGGGGAGCAGTTTTTTGTTGACACCGGCGACGCCGCGTTCCGCGAACGCTACGCAGCGCTGGCCATCGAACATGCAGCGAATGTGCAACGTATCTGCGCACGCTACGGCGCAGGCTTCATGCAGCTCGCCACCAATCAGTCGCTGCTCGACAATCTGGTGCGCTTCGCGCAAGCGCGGCGCCGCCAGCCGCAAATCAGGCAGACCGCGAGGGCCGCCGCATGA
- a CDS encoding VWA domain-containing protein translates to MTFTWPLLLWTLLLLPLLVAFYVWLLRRRKKNAVAFANLALVRQAATRRSTWKRHVPPALMLVALGLMLVAAARPVAVVHLPSNKQTIMLAMDVSGSMRATDVEPSRIVAAQNAAKAFLNDLPRHVRVGIVAFAGTAQLAQLPTLSREDLVTAIDRFQLQRGTATGNGIVLSLATLFPDDGIDIGQMQWGRSGAFGKARSIDDAAKDKDKKDRDPVAPGSYTSAAIIMLTDGQRTTGVDPMEAAKMAADRGVRVYTVGIGTVNGETIGFEGWSMRVRLDEDTLKQIANRTAAEYFYAGTAADLKKVYNTLSTKLAVEKKETEVSGLFALVAAAFALLAAGLSLAWYGRVA, encoded by the coding sequence ATGACGTTTACCTGGCCCCTGCTGCTTTGGACCTTGCTGCTGCTGCCGTTGCTCGTTGCGTTCTATGTGTGGCTGCTGCGGCGGCGCAAGAAGAATGCAGTGGCGTTTGCCAACCTCGCGCTGGTGCGACAAGCGGCGACGCGACGTTCGACCTGGAAGCGCCACGTGCCCCCCGCGCTAATGCTGGTCGCGCTTGGGCTCATGCTGGTGGCCGCGGCGCGACCGGTGGCCGTGGTGCACCTGCCGTCGAACAAGCAGACCATCATGCTGGCGATGGATGTGTCCGGCAGCATGCGGGCGACCGACGTTGAACCGTCACGCATCGTCGCGGCTCAAAACGCGGCGAAGGCCTTTCTCAACGATCTACCGCGCCACGTGCGGGTAGGTATCGTGGCCTTCGCGGGCACGGCGCAGCTGGCTCAGTTGCCCACGCTGTCACGCGAGGACCTGGTTACCGCGATCGACCGCTTCCAGTTGCAGCGCGGCACCGCGACGGGTAACGGCATCGTGCTCTCGCTGGCAACCTTGTTCCCCGACGACGGCATCGACATCGGGCAAATGCAGTGGGGCCGCTCGGGCGCCTTCGGCAAGGCACGGTCGATTGACGATGCGGCGAAAGACAAGGACAAGAAGGATCGTGACCCGGTAGCGCCGGGCTCCTACACCTCCGCTGCGATCATCATGCTGACCGATGGCCAGCGCACCACGGGCGTGGACCCGATGGAGGCCGCAAAGATGGCCGCCGATCGCGGCGTGCGTGTCTACACCGTCGGCATCGGCACGGTGAACGGCGAGACCATCGGCTTCGAGGGCTGGTCGATGCGTGTGCGGCTCGATGAAGACACGCTCAAGCAGATCGCCAACCGTACCGCCGCAGAGTACTTCTACGCCGGCACGGCGGCTGATCTGAAGAAGGTCTACAACACGTTGAGCACCAAGCTGGCCGTTGAGAAGAAGGAGACCGAGGTTTCCGGCCTCTTCGCGCTGGTTGCCGCCGCGTTCGCGTTGCTCGCGGCTGGGCTCTCGCTGGCGTGGTACGGGCGCGTGGCGTAG
- a CDS encoding vanadium-dependent haloperoxidase has protein sequence MGKQFRSLTCAAAALLLMAATPSHAEVVADWLAVAPKALSASPRAQSGRASVLANLAMFNALNAITPRYTSYGPAVDPVPDASPDAAAATAAFTVLSSVPGADQAALAKTLEESLKPVTDAAARAKGAALGKRVAYALLASRADDVFARVEPAKRDAAAGVYELTADHKMESSVAIIRMRPFAIASVNAYDPGPPPAPDSVVAKRDLAEVKAIGARNSATRSADQSVAAVFWNSGEDTDGLPFFQRIADARKLSSLDFARMMALSDMADFDSRIVYVGIKDKYRYWRPVNAIRGKFADASVADAAWESLIAAPPNPDYPSGGGVGGGFFIALLTTFDPDGKVPLSWKNTAIGVTRTWPNAQAMAAELAASRVWGGIHFRNSVDTGYRIGKRVAEEVFSTQLRPLPGKSRWM, from the coding sequence ATGGGCAAACAGTTTCGATCACTCACTTGCGCGGCAGCGGCACTGCTGCTGATGGCGGCAACGCCGTCGCACGCCGAGGTCGTTGCCGACTGGCTGGCGGTGGCACCAAAGGCACTATCGGCATCGCCGCGGGCGCAATCGGGGCGGGCATCGGTGCTCGCCAATCTGGCGATGTTCAACGCCTTGAACGCAATTACGCCCCGCTACACGTCGTACGGTCCGGCAGTGGATCCGGTGCCCGACGCATCGCCTGATGCCGCCGCAGCCACCGCCGCGTTCACCGTGCTGAGCAGCGTGCCGGGAGCAGATCAGGCAGCGCTCGCCAAAACGCTGGAAGAGTCGCTGAAACCTGTCACCGACGCTGCGGCGCGGGCGAAAGGCGCAGCCCTTGGCAAGCGCGTTGCCTATGCCTTGCTCGCATCGCGCGCCGATGACGTATTCGCGCGCGTCGAACCGGCAAAGCGCGATGCCGCGGCAGGTGTCTACGAGCTGACGGCAGACCATAAGATGGAATCAAGCGTTGCCATCATCCGCATGCGACCCTTCGCCATCGCCAGCGTCAATGCCTATGACCCAGGGCCGCCGCCGGCCCCGGACAGCGTTGTCGCCAAACGCGATCTGGCCGAAGTGAAAGCAATTGGCGCGAGAAACAGTGCGACGCGCAGCGCCGACCAGTCGGTTGCCGCAGTGTTCTGGAACTCTGGCGAGGATACCGACGGCCTGCCGTTCTTCCAGCGCATTGCTGACGCGCGCAAGCTATCGTCGCTCGACTTTGCGCGCATGATGGCGCTCTCCGACATGGCCGACTTCGACTCGCGCATCGTCTACGTCGGCATCAAGGACAAGTACCGCTACTGGCGACCGGTGAACGCCATTCGCGGCAAGTTTGCCGACGCCAGTGTCGCTGACGCGGCATGGGAGTCCCTGATCGCCGCGCCGCCGAACCCTGACTATCCCTCCGGCGGTGGTGTTGGCGGCGGCTTCTTCATCGCATTGCTGACAACGTTCGATCCTGATGGCAAGGTGCCGCTCAGCTGGAAGAACACCGCCATTGGCGTCACCCGCACGTGGCCGAACGCGCAGGCAATGGCAGCGGAGCTTGCTGCCTCGCGCGTGTGGGGCGGCATCCACTTCCGCAACTCGGTCGATACGGGTTATCGCATTGGCAAACGGGTGGCGGAAGAGGTGTTTTCGACGCAGCTCAGACCGTTGCCAGGCAAATCGCGATGGATGTGA